Within Micavibrio sp. TMED2, the genomic segment GGCGTAACAGAGATCAGCGAGGAACAGGTCGAGTTGCTGGTTGAGCAGCGGATGCCGGTTCTGCTCCAGCAGCTCCATGGCCCAGCAAAATTGCTTGTGTACGCTCTCCCGGCTCAACCCGGCGGCATAAACGGCGGCACCCAGCATGCGTTTCTGGTTGGCGAGCTCGGTGGCGGGCAGCTCGCTGCTGTCGCTCAGGGTGCGGATCAGGTTGTCCAGCGTATCATCGGCTTCCGACTGCCGGATACGATGGGGCAGGGCCTCGACGATTTCCGGCAGTGACTGGACCATCTTCATGATCGTCTGGCGCCGACGCTTGAGCAGTTCACCGCTCTTGGCCTGCAGCTTGGCCGTCCGGTTGATGGCCTGACCGATCAACCGGCTTTGCTTGAGCAGGCGGTTCATATGCAGGGAGCTGTGCAGAATCTGGCCAACCAGCAGCTGGTTGCGCTCACAGTAATCCCGGAACAGCCGGTTCAGGGTCAGCCGCGCCGATGGCTCATAAAGGTCATGGGGGTCGTGACAGATCGGTGGGCTGAATGGTGGGCAGCCGAGACCGCTCTCATAAAGGCTGTTGGGGTCTTCGGACTCGCGGTTGAAGATCACCCGTGGCTGGATGGTGTCCCGCTGGTTGGGCCAGATTTTCAGCACCCGTACCCGGTGCTGGTGATCCTCCATCAGGTCCTTCTGGGCCTGACCGATGGCGAGTTCTTCACTGTCAAAGCTCGCTATGACCTTCCAGTGGCCGTTGACCCAGGCCTGGTAGTCATAAACACATTCGGCAAAGGAGCTCTTGAACGGGTCCTGCCCGCCGCTGAGCCTGCTGGTGTTGGGATGTTTGTATGTGTTCGCTTCCATAGTGCTGACATGCTGCTACGGAAGCCCCTACCGAACTCTTAATGGCCGGTTGGAAACCATGAAGTTTTTTCAGGATTCAGGCAGAATTTGGCGGCAGTGGCCGAAATCAGCCGTTTTCACGTCGCTTGAGGCGGAACAGTACCGCGCCGGGCAGCGAGATCAGCAACAGGCCGACACCGAAAGCCAGCGACAGTGCGAGTGCCTGCGCGCTGTTGATGCCCTGACTGGCAAGGGCGGTGACCATGACGCCTTCCCGCAGGCCCCAACCGGCGAACGAGATCGGTACGACCGTCGCGAACAGGGCCAGTGGTGCCACGAGCAGGGCAGTGCCAGCACCTATATCGCCAGGCAGGGCAATACCAATCAGCATGATCGATAGCAGTGGTGGCAACTGGCCGAGCATGGACAGCAGCAGCAGCCAGAGGGCGGATTTCGGCTCCAGCGTTGTGGTGCGCAACTGCCGGATCAGATTGATCGGCAATTCCTTCTGCAAGCGGCCCTCGAGATGCTGACAGAGCCAGAGCAGCAGTTTGAAACCGACAACCAGACCGACAAGGGCAACCAGCAGCAGGCCGATGGCCAGTCCGGTTGGGGTAATCCCGTTCGGTAACAGGTCAGCCAGCAGGAATGGCAGGGTCGGCAGGATGAACAGGGTCACCGTAATCAGCCCCCAGACCCGCTCGATAAACACGCTGAGCGCCCCGGCGGTATAACCGAGGCCGAGACGTTTGGCACCGATGGTGCGGACCGCGTCGCCGCCGACCGGCGGTGGCAGTATCTGGTTGAAGAACAGGCCGATAAAGATCAGCTGGGTCAGGGTGCCAATGCCCGGTTTCTGCTGTTCGGGCCAGGCAGGATCGGTGGGCCAGACATACTGCCAGCGCCAGGCATTGGCCACAACATGCACCGGCAGGATCAGCACCGCGAGTGCCAGCAGCCAGTAATTCGCCCCGTGCAGGGCGGCCAGCACATTGGTGAAATCAACACCGCTCAGGACCCATATCAACAGGCCGAGGGAGACAACGACCTGCAGTGCCAGAAACAGATATTTGGCAAGGTTGCGTTGTTCGGCTTTCGCTTCCGGCAGGGGCGCGCTAGTCATGATGTACCGATGGTCCGGCGTCTGGCTGGGGTGTCTCGCCCGTTCACTATTTACTGACCGATTGGCCCGTGTCGATATTTGATCCGAAAACCACTATCGCGGCGTGTCTGGCGGGACATTATGGCCAGCCTTTGGGTGAGGGGCTGTGGGGCCGTACTTTCCGGCTTGACGATCAGGCAGTGCTGAAACTCGCCCGTGCCGATGGCGGTATCGGCGATGGCCGTGATCTGATCGAGCGCGAGGCACAGGCGCTTGCCGGTTTTACCGGTTATCGCGATCCGCAGCTGGCGCTGCCGCTTTATCTCGGCCACGGCCCGGTGCCGGAGATGCGGCAGGGTGCCGATGACAATTTCGCCTGCTGGCTGCGCATGGGCTGTATCGAGGGACAGGTGTTCAGTTCAGATGCCCATGCGGCGCTTGATAACGCTGGTCGTGAAGTGCTGGCGCGGCAACTGGGTGCGGCGCTGGCAATATTTCACCGGTTGAGCGACCGGCATCGCGATCAGGCCCCGGTCGGTGATGATCTGGTTAGCCTGAGCCGCCGGGACTGGATATTCGGGGCCATCATGGACGATCTGCCGGAAATGGAGCGGATACGCGCAAAGCGGCTGCGTGAGCGTTACCGCCAGTTATTGCTCGATTGCCCGCAACCGGTCTGGGCCCATGGCGATGTTAATCCGAGCAACGTCATCCGCTTGCCCGGCGGCGGGATCGGTCTGGTGGATTTTGCCGAAAACGGCTGGGACCTGCCAGCGGTCGATTTCGCCCATTGGCGCACATTGGGCTGGCTTGATGAGACATTGCTGGCCAGTTACCGCGACCATGGGGGTTTGGCGGTCAGTGACGAGAGCATCCATGTGGTCGGGGCGATCAACGCCTTTATCGGGCTGGTGCTCGACCGACGGTTGGGCGACCGTCAGGCGGTCATCAATGCCGAGGCGGCGCTCAATGACTGTCTGATGGCTGCACGTCTGATTGAATGACATTCTCTGCCGGTTTGCCGCCGATGCTGGGCATTGTGGCACTGCGTGGGGCGATGATCAGGGTGATGATAAAGCCGCTGACCAGACCCGAGATATGCAGCGGCGATGAGCCATCGAGATACATCCAGTCAAAACCGGTCTGGATCAGCAGGATGATCAGTATGCCGTTGATGTCCTGCCGGGCCTGAAACAGCCGGGTCCGGCGATATGTCAGGATCGCCAGCGCCAGCACCGCACCCAGCACGCCGAAGATCGAACCGGAAGCGCCCAATGCCAGCACCGGTTGTGACTGGTCACCGAACTGATAATTGATCAGGGCGGCCACCATCGAGCCGATGCCGCTCAACAGGTAAATGGTCAGGAACCGCCAGTGACCGACCCGGCGCTCGATGCCGATCCCGAACCATGTCAGGGCCAGCATGTTGAAGCCCACATGCAGGTAATTGTAGTGCAGGAAGGTCGCCGAGAGCAGTCGCCACCATTCGCCCTGCTCGGCGGTATAGGGCCAGATGAAGATGCCGAGCGGGCCGAGATTGGTGAAATACTGCCACCAGTCGCTGTTCGCATCGACATAATCGGCAAACAGCTGGTGGATCGCGGTTTCGTGGCCATAGAAGGCGAAGGTGCCATGCATGCCGGTGGTCAGCAGAAACACGATCAGGTTGATCACGATCAGGCCGATGGCTACGCGCGGCTTGTCGACTTTGTGCCGGAAATAGGCGCGGGTATCGCTCTGTTCACGGGTCAGCTGGTCGAGCTTCTCCCGGCCCTCGGGGCCAAGGGATGGCCGTGGCTGTGGGCCGCGCTGCAGCCAGTGCTCGATCCGATGGAGCATGGCACCGCCGGTCTTGTCCTTAAGGCGATGCAGGGCGGCGCTGAAATTCTCCCAGTCGCCGCTGGCAAAATATTGCGCGCGGGCCATGAGCAATTCCTGCTCCGCGGCCGGAAAGCTGCCGAGCGGGCCGTTGATCAGGTTGAGCACCGCCGCCGTATCGCCAGCATGGGTATAGAGGCTGGCCTTGGTCAGGGCCTGCTCCGGTACGCTGGTCATGGCGCGGAACTTTGGTTCTTCCTGACGATAGGCCTCGATAGCATCATCGAGGCGGCCAAGCTCGGCCAGCGCCCGGATGCCGAGCAGCCGGATGCTAGGGTTCTTCTCGCCCGCCGCCGATCCGGCAATATCCGCCACCTGCTGATAATCGCTGCGCATCAGTGCGGCCTGCGACCGGGCGATGGCGGCACTTTTGCCGTCAGTTGCGGCGATGCTGTCGAGCAGCGCCAGCCCTTCTGCCACATTGCCCTGCTGGATCATGGCAAAGGCCGTGGACAGGGCCCTGTGGGTGCGCATTTCCGGCACCGGGATCAGAATGCCGAGCCAGTTCTCGTAACGCTGTGCTGTATCATAGTCGCGTTTGATCACGGCCTGATAGGCAATGCCGTTCAGGCGCGGGGTAACAAAACCGTAGACGATCCAGAGAATGACCGATCCGGTCACGGCAAATGGCAGCTCAAGGCTGTGCCAGACCAGTACCGCAATCGCCAGCCCGGCATACCAGGCGGCAAGCTGCATGACCCGCATTTTGCTGTAGCGGAGCGCAAAGATGCCGAAGGTGATCAGCGGCACCCACATGAAGATGATATCAGGGGTCATTACAGGATTTAGTGTGGGGTGCCATGGCGGTGAAAACAAGCAGCAAAAAAGCCGGAATATGCTTGATACCCCGGCTTTCCGTAACTTTCAAACCTGTCGGCCTTATGATGCTGCGACCTGATACATATGCACATCGCGTTGTGGGAACGGGATCGAGATATCGTTCTTATCGAAGGCTTCCTTGACCGCTTTCGGCAGGGTGAAGCTCAGTGGCCAGAAATTGGCGGCATCACACCAGACCCGAATGGTGATATCGACTGAGCTGTCACCGAGATTGGAGACCGCAACGAATGGGGCCGGTTCAGCATGGATGCGCTCTTCGGCGCTGATGACGCCCTTGATCACCTCGATTGCCTTGTCCATGTCGTCACCATAGCCGATGCCGACGATCAGTTGAACCCGGCGGGTTGCATGGTGTGAGAAGTTCTTGATGGCGGTGCCCCAGATGTCGGAGTTAGGGGTGACAATCTGGACATTATCCGGGGTGGTCAGTTCGGTGGTGAACAGGGAAACGTCTGCAACCGTACCTGACAGGCCAGCTACTTCGACGTAATCGCCAACTTTGAACGGGCGGAACAGCAGCAGCATCACGCCGGCGGCCACATTCGACAGGGTGCCCTGCAGGGCGAGACCGATGGCGAGGCCGGCAGCACCGAGGACGGCAACGAAGCTGGTCGTCTCAACGCCGAAGCGCTCAAGTACCGCGATCAGCGTGATGGCGATGACGAAATATTTTGCCATGCTGGCGAAGAAACCGCGCAGCATGCTGTCGACGCTCTTGACCCGGCTGAGGCCGCTGCGGACAGCGCGGCTGACCCAGCCTGAGACGATAAGGCCAAGGACCAGAATGACGATGGCACCGACCACATCGAGGCCGTATTCGGTGATCAGGGTAATGGCCTGATCAATGGCGGTTTGCATTGTTTCACCAGCATTTTCCATGACTGGACTCTCTTTTGTTCATGAAAGGAATGGAATATGGCGCGACTATGTAGCAACTGAGGCTGGTGGTTGCGACCAAAAACTTGCCGTAGGCGTGGCGAGCTAGGCGGGTGTCTCGGCGGTTTGCTGATTTAGTACTGACAAATCAATGTCATCCGGTCGCTTGTTCCAGAACAGGACCTGATACAGCCCGCCCTGTCGCTGAATGCAGGACAGTGCCCCGGTTGCGGTCTTGAGCGACTGATCTCGCGCGCGCAGAGCAAAGGCACCGGGCACCAGATCGAGGAAAAACCGCAGAATACCGTTGGATGAGACCAGCAACACCGTGTCATCTGCGCCATGCTGCGCCTGCAGGTCATTGACCAGCAGTTTCAGGTCGCGGCGCAGGGTGCTGAGGTCGGGTTGCCAGTCGGCGCGATCCGGCCATTGGCCACGCTCGTTCCAGGCGGTAACCGCCGCTTCGCCATGGGTTTCGACAATCTGTTCGGTGGTCTTGCCGCCCCAGCTGCCGTAATCGATCTCGCGCAGGCGGTGGTCGATGCTGATCTCGCCGCCACCGGCAATGTCGCGGATAATGGTGGCATGTTCTGCCGTGCGTTTCAGGGGGCCGGCGACGATGGCGGCGGGAGTGATCCCGGCACTGGCCAGTGCCTGTCCCACGGCCTCGGCCTGTTCGCGGCCTTTTGGCACCAATGGCAGGTCCTGATCGGCACCGACCCAGACTGGTGTGTCATCCGGGCCGAATGTATTGCCGTGACGGGCAAGCAGCAGGTTCATCTCGGGGTATCTCCCATGCTTTTCGGTTTATCTATCAAGTGGTTTCAACCAGTTCGCCTTCCTCGGCGATCAGTTTCTCAACCATGGTTACGTCATCGGGCGCATCCACCGACCAGTGGGTGCGACCGCGATAATCCACGGTGACCACCTGTATCGGAATACCGTTTTCCAGCGCCCGGAGCTGTTCCAGCTGTTCCACGGTCTCCAGCGGGCCGGGCTGCAACTGACACAGGCGCTCAAGGGTCGCCTGGCGATAGGCATAGAGGCCGATATGGCGGTAAACCGGCGGTGCATCATGCGTACCCCGGATGAACGGGATCACCCGTTTCGAGAAATACAGCGCGCGACCGGTATAATCGAAGGTGACGGTGGTACCGCCGACCTGTCCGTCGGCTTTCGATGCGACGAGATCATCGACCTGCGCCGCGCTCATGCGGGTGGCCGGGGTGGCCATGGGCAGATCGGGATTGGCCAGCATGGCATTGACCAGCGCTTCCAGAATCCAGGGCGGGGTCAGCACGGCATCCCCCTGAAGGTTCAGAATAATATCCGGCTTGTCAGCCATCTGGTTGATGGCGGCCAGCGACCGTTCGGTGCCATTGCGGCAGCTCTCGGGGGTCATCACCGCATAGCCGCCGAAACCGGTGACCAGATCGACAATCCGCTGGTCATCGGTTGCCACGATCACCTGACCCACATGGGGCACGGCACGGGCGATGCGCCAGACCCGCTCCAGCATCGGCACACCAGCAATCGGTGCCATCGGCTTGCCGGGAAAACGGGATGAGCCATAACGGGCCGGGATAATGATAGCGACGGATGGTGCGATCTGTGAGGGGGGCTGGGTTGCTTGAAAATCAGTCATTTGGCGGCAGATGTGACATAAAGTGTTGAGACAAAGTCAACATGACGTAGTGTGTTTATACAAATTACAGGAAGCGATTGAACATTTGGCTTGTTTTGCCCCAATATCCGGGTTTGTAGGTTTCAAGTTTCTCAGCGCTGTTCGGGGCATCATGTGATCGGAACAGTGTTACTAACCGGTGCATGGCGGCTTGGCCATGACTTTCCGACCGGGCACAGGGTCGGAAAAACACAAGCTGTTCTGACCATGCGTCACCACTTTGCGGCATAAAATGATCCCGGCGATATTCAAGAAAACCAGCAAAGCGAGCAGCCCGGCTGCGGGTAATGGTGCATCTGCTGCACCTGCATCTGTTCCCTCTGCCGCCGCCAATGCTGCTGTGCCGCCGACCATGACGCCGCCCAAACCGACAAATCCCGGACCGAAACCGCGCCATAAGAAGGAAGCGATTGATTATTTCCGGGTCAAAAACTGGCCGTTTTTCATCAAGTTCTCGATCGCGCCGCTGATCGCCATGGCGTTTCTGGCTGGTATCACCACCATGGGCAGTCAGGCGATTGAATCCCAGCGTCTCAATGCGAATGAGGTGGTGGAGAAGAACCTGCGCGGTGGTCTGGAGCTGTCGGCCATCAACCAGCGGCTGTTTGCGGTCAATGGTGCGCTCTATCGGGTCACCAGCCTGCTGGCCAGTGAGGCCGATGTCGATCTGGTCAGTGAGTTCGAGGCAATCCGCGATACGGTGGACAGCCTGCTCAACCGGATCGAGCGTTATCAGGCTGAATTTGCCACCCCCGAACAGCGCCAGAAGTTGCAGGAAGTCTATGAGCGGCTGGATGAGTACAAGCTCAATGTGGATACGCTCTCGGTCCTGATCGAGATCGACCTTGCCGGTGGTGTGCGCAGCATCCGTGCCTTTGACGATACCTTTGCCCGGCTGGGACAGGCGCTGAACGAGAGTGTCGAGGAAATGCGCCTTGCCGGTCAGAAGCGGGTGCTGCAGGCATCGTCGGCAGCAGAGGAAACTAAACGTGATTTCATGGCGGCATCCGGTGTTGCCCTGCTGATCGTGCTGGTTGTGGCTATCACGCTTGGTCGCGCCACGGTACTGTCGATCCGGGAAATTGCCGGTGCCACCCGTGAGCTGGCCGAGGGCAACCAGCATGTAAATATCGACCGCTTGCGCCGGATGGATGAGTTGCGGGCAATTGTGACCTCGTTGCGCACCTTCCGGGACTACATCATTCAGGCCGATAATGCCGAACAGGCCCGTGTCCGGGCCCAGCGCGAGGCTGATGCCGTGCGCCATGCCGCGCTGAAGGAAATGGCCGAAAGCATCGATCGTGAGACCGAGAAGGTGGTCAGCATCGTTGGTGCCAAGGCCGGAGAGATGCAGTCGGCGGCGATTGATATGGATGCCACCTCCGGGCGGATGGCTTCCGAGGCTTCCGAGGCCACCGAAGTGGCACAGGATGCGCTGGAAACCGCCCAGACCGTTGCCGCCGCTGCCGGTCAGCTGTCACAGGCGATTGATACCATCGCCATGGAAGTGAACCAGTCGCATACCAAGACCGAAATCGCGGTCTCGCAAACCGGTGATGTGCAATCGGTGGTCAAGGGCCTCGCCGATACCGCAGCCCAGATCGGTTCGGTGGTCGAGATCATCTCCAGCATTGCCGACCAGACCAATATGCTGGCGCTCAACGCGACGATTGAGGCGGCGCGGGCCGGTGAGGCCGGTCGCGGTTTTGCCGTGGTTGCCTCCGAGGTCAAAGGCCTCGCCCAGCAGACTGCCGATGCGACGAGCGAGATCGCCGGGCAGGTTGAGGCAATTCAGGCCAGCAGTGAGAAGGCGGCCGCCACCTTCTCCGATGTCACCCAGACAATTCGCGACCTTGGTGAAATCTCGAATACCATTGCCGCCAGCATCAATGAGCAGATGGCGTCGACCCAGGAAATCGCCTCGGCCATTCGCCATTCTGCCAATGTCAGCCAGGACGTTGCCAACCGTATGCAGCGGCTGTTGCAGGAAGTCGGCGAAACCAGCCGTCTGGCCCAGTTCGTCAAGAGCAATGCCGATGAACTCAGCACCGAGACCAGCGAGCTTGGCAATATCCTGACCAGTATCGTTCGGGAAGCGACGATCAAGCAGGAACGCGGCACGCACGATCACGAATGATCCTGCCCCCGTACCGATCAGACCGGCATGACAGCGGCATCAATTACGTAAATTACCTCACAAGCACCCGGTCCGTTATCGCGCCGGGATAGTGAGCTCTGCCATCGCCAGCCATCATCGCGTTCAATCCGGATCAGATAGCCGCTGAGGCGCAGCAACTCATTGGCGCGAACGCCCAGCATAATGCGCCGGTTGTTACCGGTGGCCGGGACGATATGGCAGTTGCTAAAATTATCGAAGATTTGATGCTCGGCAACCGGCGGGGCACCGCGCCATGACACATAGCCGAAGCGCCAGTGCTGGCCGATCGACAGTTTCTCGATCACGGCGGTATCCGACATCGGCCCCCAGCCGAAGGCGATATCGAGGGGAGAATAGCGGGCGCTGGCATCCCAGCGATAGCGTTTGGTCGAGAGTACCCGCGCGGTTATATCAAAGCTGGCAAGCCCGGTAATAACCTCGCCGTCTTCATCCTTCAGCACCAGCGGTGGGATCTTCTGCTGCAAGGGCGGATCGGGAGCGATCTGCACACCCGGCGGCGGGGCCGGGGCCGCGCCCTGGCCACATGCGGTCAGGGTGGCGGGCAGGGCAAGCGTGGCAGTGGCCGCGGTCAGGCTACGGAGGAAGGATCGGCGGTGATGCGATGGTTCCTGCATTATTGATACATGCTGTATTTCCCGCAGCGCACAAATTTACCAGTTGCGAAGGTCGGCTTGTGCAACCACGTCAGTAATCAAACCCACCAACTGGGATTACTGCGGCATCGGCAGTCGCTGTCGCTTCGCCGCTTAATCCGGAACACAGGAACATTACCATGACTGACGCGCATAATTCTGTGCTTTTCGAGACTGTTGCCTTTGGCTCTATCAAATCTGCCAACCGGGTGCTGATGGCCCCATTGACCCGCAACCGGGCCAATCCCGACGGTACGCCCGGTGATCTCGCCGCCGAATATTACACCCAGCGGGCCGGGGCCGGTGTGATTATCACCGAGGCGACGCAGATCAGCCCTTTCGGTAAGGGATACCTCAATACGCCCGGTATTCATTCACCCGAACAGGTTGCCAAATGGCGCGAGACTACCGAGGCGGTCCATGCCGCCGGTGGCAAGATCGTGCTCCAGCTCTGGCATGTGGGCCGGATCAGCCATACCTCACTGCTGCCGAATGGTGAGCAACCGATGGCCCCCTCGGCTATTCGGGCCAAGTCCCAGACCTTTATCGAGACGGGCATGACCGATGTATCCGAACCGCGCGCCATGACCGTTGAGGATATCAAAACGACAATCGGGCAATATCGTCAGGCTGCCGAGAATGCCAAGGCGGCGGGGTTTGACGGCGTCGAGGTTCACGGTGCCAATGGTTATCTGCTCGATCAGTTCCTGCGTGATGGCAGCAACAAGCGCAGTGACAGCTATGGCGGTCCGGTTGAAAACCGCATCCGGTTGCTGGATGAGGTGGTCGAGGCCGTGGTTGATGTGCTTGGCGCTGACCGGGTCGGTGTCCGCCTGTCGCCGACCGGCGGTTTCAACGATATGAGTGACAGCAACCCGACCGAAACCTTTGTCGCCGCAGCCAAGGCGCTTGGTCGCTACGGCCTTGCCTATCTGCATGTGGTCGAGAAATTCCCCGGAGAGGAACAAACTGCTGAGAACAAGACGGTGATCAAGGCGGTGCGGGCGGCATGGTCCGGTGCCTATATCGCCAATGGCGATTATGATGCCGATGAGGCGGCAGCGGCGATCAGGGATGGTCATGCGACAGCCGTTGCTTTCGGTCGGCCGTTTATTGCTAACCCGGATCTGCCCAAACGCTTCAAACTGGCGGCTGACCTCAATGAACCGGATCAGCAGACCTTCTATGGTGGCAATGAGAAGGGCTATACCGATTATCCGGCACTGGCGGATGAACAGGCCGCATAAGCCACAATCCGTACCGATAAAGTGAAGGGGCGCTGTCAGCGCCTCTTTTCTTTTGTCCGCTCATCGGTATCTTCCGCCCTCATGAGTGATCACGAAACGCCCCCAGACGACAAGGCAGACAAAAACACAGGTGAAACCGGCCCGGAACCGCGCTGGCGCGAGGATGGTGCGCTGGTCTCCGACCGGTTTGGCGATGTCTATTTCTCCCGCGATGGCGGGCTGGACGAGACACGCCATGTGTTTCTGAAAGGCTGTGGCCTGCCCGAGCGGTGGCAGAACCGGGATCACTTCACCATTGCCGAGACCGGGTTTGGCACCGGTCTCAACATGCTGGCCACATGGCAGGCCTTTCGCGACAGCCCGGGTCAGTGCCGGCAACTGAACCTGATTTCGGTCGAGGCCTATCCGCTGACCAAGTCGGATATGACCCGTGCCCTTGATGAATGGCCCGAGCTGGGCGATCTGCGCGCCGGGCTGCTGACCCAGTATCCACCGCCGGAGCCGGGTGTGCACCGGCTGGTGTTTGACGGTGGGCGGGTGTGTCTGACCCTGCTGATCGGTGAGGCGGCGGCCATGTTTGGCCAGTTGCAGGCGCGTGTCGATGCGTGGTTTCTCGATGGTTTTTCGCCCTCGAAGAACCCGGAGATGTGGCGCGAGGAAGTCATGGATCAGGTGGCTCGGTTGAGTGCTCCGGATGCTGTGGCGGCGAGCTTTACCGTCGCCCGCGCGGTTCGCGACCGACTCTCGGCCCGCGGCTTTGCCTGTAACAAGGCTCCCGGTTTCGGGCGCAAGCGCGATATGCTGGTGGCGCACCGGGAAGCGCTGATCCGACCGGAGCCGCTGCCTGACCGGCGCTTTGCCATTATCGGTGCCGGGATTGCCGGATCGGCGATGGCGGCGGCACTGGCCGCGCGCGGACAGGCGGTAACGGTTATCGATCCGCATCCGGGGCTGGAGCGGGCGGCATCGGGCAATCCGGTGGGCATCGTTATGCCACGCCTGCATCTGGGTGATGATCCGGTCAGCGATTTCAACCGCAGCGCCTGGCGCTTTGCGACGGCGTGGTATGATCGCCTGCCGCTGGTTGATGGCGCGCCTGCTCTAACCGATTGCGGTGTCCT encodes:
- a CDS encoding mechanosensitive ion channel protein MscS, encoding MQTAIDQAITLITEYGLDVVGAIVILVLGLIVSGWVSRAVRSGLSRVKSVDSMLRGFFASMAKYFVIAITLIAVLERFGVETTSFVAVLGAAGLAIGLALQGTLSNVAAGVMLLLFRPFKVGDYVEVAGLSGTVADVSLFTTELTTPDNVQIVTPNSDIWGTAIKNFSHHATRRVQLIVGIGYGDDMDKAIEVIKGVISAEERIHAEPAPFVAVSNLGDSSVDITIRVWCDAANFWPLSFTLPKAVKEAFDKNDISIPFPQRDVHMYQVAAS
- a CDS encoding alkene reductase, giving the protein MTDAHNSVLFETVAFGSIKSANRVLMAPLTRNRANPDGTPGDLAAEYYTQRAGAGVIITEATQISPFGKGYLNTPGIHSPEQVAKWRETTEAVHAAGGKIVLQLWHVGRISHTSLLPNGEQPMAPSAIRAKSQTFIETGMTDVSEPRAMTVEDIKTTIGQYRQAAENAKAAGFDGVEVHGANGYLLDQFLRDGSNKRSDSYGGPVENRIRLLDEVVEAVVDVLGADRVGVRLSPTGGFNDMSDSNPTETFVAAAKALGRYGLAYLHVVEKFPGEEQTAENKTVIKAVRAAWSGAYIANGDYDADEAAAAIRDGHATAVAFGRPFIANPDLPKRFKLAADLNEPDQQTFYGGNEKGYTDYPALADEQAA
- a CDS encoding 3-deoxy-D-manno-octulosonate cytidylyltransferase, producing the protein MTDFQATQPPSQIAPSVAIIIPARYGSSRFPGKPMAPIAGVPMLERVWRIARAVPHVGQVIVATDDQRIVDLVTGFGGYAVMTPESCRNGTERSLAAINQMADKPDIILNLQGDAVLTPPWILEALVNAMLANPDLPMATPATRMSAAQVDDLVASKADGQVGGTTVTFDYTGRALYFSKRVIPFIRGTHDAPPVYRHIGLYAYRQATLERLCQLQPGPLETVEQLEQLRALENGIPIQVVTVDYRGRTHWSVDAPDDVTMVEKLIAEEGELVETT
- a CDS encoding bifunctional tRNA (5-methylaminomethyl-2-thiouridine)(34)-methyltransferase MnmD/FAD-dependent 5-carboxymethylaminomethyl-2-thiouridine(34) oxidoreductase MnmC, translated to MSDHETPPDDKADKNTGETGPEPRWREDGALVSDRFGDVYFSRDGGLDETRHVFLKGCGLPERWQNRDHFTIAETGFGTGLNMLATWQAFRDSPGQCRQLNLISVEAYPLTKSDMTRALDEWPELGDLRAGLLTQYPPPEPGVHRLVFDGGRVCLTLLIGEAAAMFGQLQARVDAWFLDGFSPSKNPEMWREEVMDQVARLSAPDAVAASFTVARAVRDRLSARGFACNKAPGFGRKRDMLVAHREALIRPEPLPDRRFAIIGAGIAGSAMAAALAARGQAVTVIDPHPGLERAASGNPVGIVMPRLHLGDDPVSDFNRSAWRFATAWYDRLPLVDGAPALTDCGVLQLARDGDEAARFQRLARLPNVASRSGTVVDGEQVCFLTGTGNEHGGLWLPEAGWVRPHRLCQALRQHEAITVIDKAVARIRPSDSGWDLFDATGEVMLSADVVIVANGLDSRLYSQLDWQPLRPKRGQITELAAEAGHGPNCITTFGHYLSPVIDGRRIVGASYDHWDDAIPANWPDVRDDSDEGNRAALAAAMPALAGMLGHVIDSRAALRATTPDHLPLAGPAPDPENIAAVLPGLYLLTGLGSTGLVTAPICAETICASLFDEPLSMADTTAAAIAPARFLERAAKRGQVTV